In one window of Desulforhabdus amnigena DNA:
- a CDS encoding tyrosine-type recombinase/integrase, whose protein sequence is MPYILARKYSNAAKEWGWQYVFPARDLSTDLRTGVVRRHHIDLSIVKKSIKVAAHRAGLTRRISAYTSRHSFATHLLQRGIDMRIIQALLDQQDVSTTMAR, encoded by the coding sequence ATGCCGTACATTTTGGCACGCAAGTACTCAAATGCAGCGAAGGAATGGGGCTGGCAATATGTATTTCCCGCCCGCGATCTCTCCACCGATCTGCGAACCGGTGTGGTACGACGGCACCATATCGATTTAAGCATCGTCAAAAAATCCATCAAGGTCGCGGCACACAGGGCAGGGCTGACCAGGCGGATCAGCGCGTACACCTCCCGGCACAGTTTTGCCACCCACTTGCTGCAGCGCGGCATCGATATGCGCATCATCCAAGCCCTATTGGACCAACAGGATGTATCGACGACGATGGCGCGATGA
- a CDS encoding phage integrase N-terminal SAM-like domain-containing protein — protein sequence MRLRHYSIHTECAYCDWIKRYVKYHGMTSRNDLEGGEAKIEAFLTHFAVNTHVALSTQNQAVNALGFLYKQVLKQITIGSGKGGKDRMTTFPASMVPLLENHLWRV from the coding sequence ATGCGTCTTCGCCATTACTCTATTCATACCGAGTGCGCATACTGCGATTGGATCAAGAGGTATGTGAAATATCACGGGATGACTTCCAGGAATGATCTGGAGGGAGGAGAGGCCAAAATCGAAGCCTTTCTGACTCATTTTGCAGTAAATACCCATGTTGCCCTGTCGACACAAAATCAGGCTGTGAACGCTCTGGGCTTTTTGTATAAGCAAGTGCTCAAGCAGATCACCATCGGTTCGGGCAAGGGCGGAAAGGACCGCATGACGACCTTTCCCGCTTCAATGGTTCCTTTGCTGGAAAATCACCTGTGGAGGGTATGA
- the rpoD gene encoding RNA polymerase sigma factor RpoD, with protein MTEKEMKQRRDPALSKPEMDDIKRLITVGKEKGYLTYDEVNEALPEELVSAEKLDDMMMIFDEMDIEIVDSEQQVQVVRENAGADSDSLMDGDDEELQLEADATARVTDPVKMYLREMGQVCLLTREGEVEIAKRIEAGERAIFNAIMESSIGIKEIMRLKTKLEEDSMRLHDVLREVDEEITEEEEATQKARVIGMLEEVQRLDEANKIMQTKLLSQNLSAEEDLVLKEQLQVNKEKIVSLLKGLQLSRRHIDSIINKLHQCLHDIDKSEKELQDCLLRCGKPFQELKPLYDAAMESREQCALCASSLGLSADEFMRLASRAVTAKERITAREMEAKLDSKSLRQILRRVDDGTVRAKVAKSELIEANLRLVVSIAKKYTNRGLQFLDLIQEGNIGLMKAVDKFEYQRGYKFSTYATWWIRQAITRAIADQARTIRIPVHMIETINKLIRTSRYLVQELGREPTPEEIAEKMEFPVDKVRKVLKIAKEPISLETPIGEEEDSHLGDFIEDKRVASPVDAVINLNLSEQTRKALATLTPREEKVLRMRFGIGEKADHTLEEVGQDFAVTRERIRQIEAKALRKLRHPSRRKELKSFIET; from the coding sequence ATGACGGAGAAGGAAATGAAGCAGAGACGCGATCCTGCTCTATCCAAGCCTGAGATGGATGATATCAAGCGTCTTATCACTGTGGGCAAGGAAAAAGGCTATTTGACATACGATGAAGTCAATGAAGCCTTGCCTGAAGAGCTGGTGTCTGCCGAAAAACTGGACGACATGATGATGATTTTCGATGAAATGGACATCGAAATTGTCGATTCGGAACAGCAGGTGCAGGTGGTGCGTGAAAATGCCGGAGCGGATTCGGATTCCCTCATGGATGGGGACGATGAGGAACTGCAGTTGGAGGCCGATGCAACGGCCCGGGTTACCGATCCTGTAAAGATGTATCTTCGGGAAATGGGGCAGGTCTGTTTGCTGACGCGTGAAGGGGAAGTGGAGATTGCAAAACGCATTGAAGCGGGCGAACGGGCCATCTTTAACGCCATCATGGAGTCTTCCATCGGCATCAAGGAGATCATGCGCCTGAAGACAAAACTCGAAGAAGACAGTATGCGCCTTCATGACGTGCTCCGTGAGGTGGATGAAGAAATTACGGAGGAGGAAGAGGCTACCCAGAAGGCGCGGGTCATCGGTATGCTGGAAGAAGTGCAGAGACTGGACGAAGCCAATAAGATCATGCAAACTAAGCTACTGAGCCAGAACCTCAGTGCGGAAGAAGATCTGGTCTTAAAGGAACAACTCCAGGTAAACAAAGAGAAAATTGTCAGCCTTCTCAAGGGACTCCAGCTCAGTAGACGCCATATAGATAGTATTATTAATAAGTTACATCAATGTTTGCACGATATCGATAAATCCGAAAAGGAATTGCAGGATTGTCTCCTGCGGTGTGGAAAACCGTTCCAGGAACTGAAGCCTCTCTACGATGCCGCGATGGAAAGCAGGGAGCAGTGTGCTCTTTGTGCCAGTTCCCTAGGGCTGTCGGCGGATGAATTCATGCGCCTGGCCTCTCGAGCGGTTACCGCAAAAGAGCGCATTACAGCGCGGGAAATGGAAGCCAAGCTCGATTCCAAATCCCTGCGGCAAATCCTTCGAAGGGTGGATGATGGGACGGTTCGGGCTAAGGTGGCCAAGAGCGAGCTCATTGAAGCCAACCTGCGCCTCGTGGTGAGCATTGCAAAAAAATATACCAATCGTGGTTTGCAATTCCTGGATCTTATTCAGGAGGGCAATATCGGCCTCATGAAAGCGGTGGACAAGTTCGAATATCAAAGGGGTTATAAATTCAGCACCTATGCCACCTGGTGGATTCGGCAGGCCATCACTCGCGCCATCGCAGATCAGGCCCGAACCATTCGCATTCCCGTGCACATGATCGAAACCATCAACAAACTCATTCGAACATCCCGCTACCTGGTGCAGGAGCTGGGACGGGAACCCACCCCTGAAGAAATAGCCGAAAAAATGGAATTCCCCGTGGACAAAGTCCGCAAGGTCCTGAAGATCGCCAAGGAACCCATCAGTCTTGAGACCCCCATTGGTGAAGAGGAAGACAGTCATTTGGGAGATTTCATCGAAGACAAGCGCGTAGCTTCACCGGTGGATGCGGTCATCAACCTGAACCTCAGTGAGCAGACGCGGAAAGCTCTGGCAACCCTCACTCCGCGAGAAGAAAAAGTTCTGCGTATGCGTTTCGGCATCGGGGAAAAAGCGGATCATACTCTGGAAGAAGTGGGGCAGGATTTTGCAGTCACCCGTGAGCGTATTCGCCAGATTGAAGCCAAGGCATTGAGGAAGTTGCGCCATCCGAGCCGCCGCAAAGAGCTCAAGAGCTTTATCGAAACCTGA
- the dnaG gene encoding DNA primase yields the protein MNVSDVASLVKQTVDIVDVVGQVVPLRRVGNRHVGLCPFHREKTASFHVDAENQLYYCFGCGSGGDVLSFVMRYQNIPFGDALKYLADRYNITLPEKDGSYGASGAAMEAARKEREKLYKILRMAADFFYRQLHHSSAGKVARDYLRKRALPDEVVEAERLGYAGPEWDGLLSHLKSLEMDPEAGVAAGLLGRSSKDPSRLYDRFRNRLIFPIVDDQERVVGFGGRTLSTDVEGEPKYLNSPETAVYHKGRMLYQISKARQACRQVRQVVLVEGYMDLLAFHAQGFYRVVATLGTALTPQQVRILGRLADEVILAYDGDEAGERAMMRALPLFLQEEVSVSCIRFPNGMDPDDFLKKEGLGGFEALVRGRKDLGSYTIHKTLDIWDGSTAGKTRIVSELQPLFAAVRQPIIRSEYLRLVADRLSLSEEVIQRQWMHSARNMVKHPRTPHKKAPMPNLPQTQSVEENILRVMIHHPHLIQEVAASDSVAYFQEGKLKAIAETLIQSPYPPRGDFNAVGIYDALADSESKELFTRLLLEGGDMKEPRVHLQDWLGAISERRTKQESQDLNEALRQAVQEGDVSRMNDILMRIQNLKSPRKG from the coding sequence GTGAATGTCTCGGATGTAGCCTCCTTGGTGAAACAAACTGTGGATATAGTTGATGTGGTCGGTCAGGTGGTTCCCTTGCGCCGAGTGGGTAACCGCCATGTGGGCCTTTGCCCTTTTCACAGGGAAAAGACCGCTTCATTCCATGTCGATGCGGAAAACCAACTCTACTATTGCTTCGGGTGCGGCAGTGGCGGAGATGTTTTGAGCTTTGTGATGCGGTATCAGAACATTCCTTTCGGTGATGCCCTCAAGTATCTCGCAGATCGATACAACATAACGCTTCCGGAAAAAGACGGCTCTTATGGCGCCTCCGGAGCGGCAATGGAAGCGGCGCGCAAGGAGCGGGAAAAACTCTATAAAATTTTGCGCATGGCTGCAGATTTTTTTTATCGACAACTGCACCACAGTTCTGCCGGAAAAGTAGCGAGAGACTATCTTCGAAAGCGGGCCTTGCCCGACGAGGTAGTGGAGGCCGAAAGGCTGGGTTATGCCGGTCCTGAGTGGGATGGGTTGCTGAGCCATTTGAAAAGTCTGGAAATGGATCCAGAAGCGGGGGTTGCGGCGGGACTCCTCGGAAGAAGCTCTAAAGATCCCAGTAGATTGTATGATCGATTCAGAAATCGTCTGATTTTTCCCATCGTGGATGATCAGGAGCGTGTAGTGGGGTTCGGGGGCAGGACGCTCTCAACGGATGTCGAAGGGGAACCCAAGTATCTGAACAGTCCCGAGACTGCCGTGTATCACAAAGGGCGCATGCTTTACCAGATTTCCAAAGCGCGCCAGGCATGCCGGCAGGTCAGGCAGGTGGTCCTGGTGGAAGGTTATATGGATTTGCTGGCCTTTCACGCTCAAGGCTTTTACCGGGTGGTGGCGACTCTCGGAACTGCCCTCACACCCCAACAGGTGCGCATTCTCGGGCGTCTTGCCGATGAAGTGATTCTAGCCTACGACGGAGATGAAGCCGGTGAGAGGGCCATGATGCGTGCGTTGCCCCTCTTCCTTCAGGAGGAGGTTTCTGTAAGTTGCATTCGCTTTCCCAATGGCATGGACCCGGACGATTTCCTCAAAAAAGAGGGGCTCGGCGGATTCGAAGCACTGGTTCGAGGCAGAAAAGATCTCGGCAGTTACACCATCCACAAAACCCTGGACATCTGGGATGGAAGCACGGCGGGAAAAACACGCATCGTATCGGAATTGCAACCCCTGTTTGCTGCGGTTCGCCAACCCATAATACGATCCGAATATTTGCGCCTCGTTGCGGACCGTCTATCTCTTTCGGAGGAAGTGATTCAGAGACAATGGATGCACAGTGCCCGGAATATGGTCAAACACCCTCGCACACCTCACAAAAAGGCCCCAATGCCAAACCTTCCTCAAACACAGTCTGTGGAAGAGAATATTCTACGTGTGATGATCCATCATCCCCATTTAATACAAGAGGTAGCAGCTTCGGATAGTGTTGCTTACTTTCAGGAAGGCAAACTGAAAGCCATCGCAGAGACTCTGATACAGTCCCCTTACCCTCCGCGGGGCGATTTCAACGCCGTGGGGATCTACGATGCATTGGCCGATTCCGAATCGAAGGAACTTTTCACGCGCCTTCTCCTTGAAGGGGGGGACATGAAGGAACCTCGTGTTCACTTGCAGGATTGGTTGGGGGCCATTTCTGAACGCAGGACGAAACAAGAGAGCCAGGACTTGAATGAAGCCCTTCGTCAGGCGGTTCAGGAGGGGGACGTATCCCGGATGAATGATATTTTAATGAGAATTCAAAATCTTAAATCGCCCAGGAAGGGTTAG
- a CDS encoding GatB/YqeY domain-containing protein yields the protein MELLQRIEQGLKDAMREKDENKRNAIRLLLTAIKNKEKELRRSPDEGEIQQLIVSQIKQRRDSIEQYVKAGRQELAAREEAEIGILQTFLPEALSPEELSKLIDEALAEAGAQSVKEMGKVMKILMPKVAGRAEGKQVNELVRQKLQG from the coding sequence ATGGAACTTTTGCAACGTATTGAACAGGGGCTCAAAGATGCGATGCGTGAAAAGGACGAGAACAAGCGCAATGCCATCCGCCTGTTGCTGACTGCCATCAAGAACAAGGAAAAGGAACTCAGACGTTCACCCGACGAAGGTGAGATTCAACAGCTCATCGTTTCTCAGATCAAGCAAAGGCGGGATTCCATAGAACAGTACGTCAAAGCGGGCCGGCAGGAACTGGCTGCCAGGGAAGAGGCGGAAATCGGGATTCTGCAGACCTTTCTTCCTGAAGCCCTATCGCCTGAGGAATTATCGAAACTCATCGATGAAGCCCTGGCTGAGGCAGGGGCTCAATCTGTAAAGGAAATGGGGAAGGTTATGAAGATACTGATGCCCAAGGTGGCGGGGCGCGCTGAGGGCAAACAGGTAAACGAGCTGGTGCGTCAGAAACTGCAGGGATGA
- the hisA gene encoding 1-(5-phosphoribosyl)-5-[(5-phosphoribosylamino)methylideneamino]imidazole-4-carboxamide isomerase, giving the protein MIIFPAIDLKDGLCVRLMQGDPDRATVYGRDPVAVARRWESEGAEWLHVVDLDGAFSKTPKNRQIIASIVGSVSIPVQVGGGIRNLETIKEYFSLGVERVILGTAALRQPEILEKACGLYPHRIALGIDARNGQVAVEGWKETTGTDAIAFVQHFSNLDLAAVIYTDIHRDGMQSGVNVEATRRLLEASHVPVIASGGVATLADVEALFPLIPLGLIGVITGRAIYNGTLQLSEAISRVRSHMEQSGSNTKGK; this is encoded by the coding sequence ATGATTATATTTCCTGCAATCGACTTGAAGGACGGTCTCTGCGTTCGCCTCATGCAGGGTGATCCGGATCGTGCAACCGTATATGGACGTGATCCCGTTGCCGTTGCCCGCCGATGGGAAAGCGAAGGAGCCGAGTGGCTTCATGTGGTGGACCTGGACGGCGCTTTTTCCAAAACGCCCAAAAACCGCCAGATCATCGCCTCCATCGTAGGGTCGGTTTCCATCCCTGTTCAGGTGGGGGGAGGCATACGCAACCTGGAAACCATCAAGGAATATTTTTCTCTGGGTGTGGAAAGGGTGATCCTGGGGACAGCTGCTCTGCGGCAGCCCGAAATCCTCGAGAAGGCCTGCGGGCTCTATCCACACCGCATTGCTTTGGGAATCGACGCTCGCAACGGGCAGGTGGCAGTCGAAGGCTGGAAGGAAACGACGGGTACTGATGCCATTGCATTCGTTCAGCATTTTTCGAACCTGGATCTTGCGGCCGTTATCTATACGGACATTCACCGGGATGGAATGCAGTCCGGGGTCAATGTTGAGGCCACACGCCGCCTGTTGGAAGCGTCTCATGTGCCCGTCATTGCATCCGGGGGGGTGGCTACCCTGGCCGACGTGGAAGCCCTCTTCCCTTTGATTCCCCTGGGACTCATCGGCGTCATAACCGGGAGAGCCATTTACAATGGGACCCTCCAGTTGTCCGAGGCCATCTCCCGCGTTCGATCTCACATGGAACAGAGCGGTTCCAATACAAAAGGAAAATGA
- a CDS encoding acyl-CoA thioesterase — protein sequence MVKAQIRVIYGDTDAMGQAYYGNYLKWFEVGRAEWFRASGKSYRELESGGVYLPVVEAHCSYLKPAFYDDVITIATRFSFAGPARLKFDYEISRDGDVLTRGYTVHVCVNKDRKVLKPPDYLKMLIESE from the coding sequence ATGGTAAAAGCTCAGATCAGAGTCATCTATGGAGATACGGATGCCATGGGGCAGGCCTACTACGGCAACTATTTGAAGTGGTTTGAAGTGGGCCGTGCCGAGTGGTTTCGGGCGAGCGGCAAAAGCTACCGGGAGCTGGAAAGCGGCGGTGTTTATCTTCCCGTCGTGGAAGCCCACTGTTCCTATTTGAAACCTGCCTTTTATGACGATGTGATCACCATTGCCACGCGTTTTTCCTTTGCGGGTCCGGCGCGCCTGAAATTTGATTATGAAATTTCGAGAGACGGCGATGTGCTGACCCGTGGTTACACCGTGCATGTTTGTGTCAACAAGGACCGGAAGGTCCTGAAGCCTCCTGATTATCTAAAAATGCTGATTGAATCCGAGTAA
- a CDS encoding cofactor-independent phosphoglycerate mutase, translating to MDCKYIILVGDGMGDYPLDELGGKTPLEVARTPNMDRLMLKGRVGMAQTVPEGMEPGSDVANMSLLGYDPSVYHTGRAPLEAASMGIHLAPLDVAFRCNLVTLENDGTGIYRMLDYSAGHITTEEARQLIAALQKVVASGPLHLYPGVSYRHLLVWPGGREDLATTPPHDISGEPIAAYRKAYLSEPVLLEFIEQAAGILVDHPVNRKRVAEGKRPANAVWLWGQGKAPSMPSLKEKAGLTGAMISAVDLLKGLGVYAGLDPIAVPGATGYLDTNYAGKVDAALKSLETGQYVYVHIEAPDEASHEGSLAKKIEAIEAFDKNVVGPIVEGARAFSKVNLLVVTDHLTPICKRTHVADPVPFLFVEDLNHAAIQSGTADTFCERTAEAAGWRLSSGVELFAHFVGLDSKKS from the coding sequence ATGGATTGTAAATACATCATTCTGGTGGGTGACGGGATGGGGGACTACCCTCTCGATGAACTGGGAGGCAAGACCCCGTTGGAGGTGGCCCGGACTCCCAATATGGACCGGCTCATGCTGAAAGGGCGGGTGGGAATGGCTCAGACCGTGCCCGAGGGCATGGAACCGGGAAGCGACGTTGCCAATATGAGCCTGCTCGGTTATGATCCGAGCGTATACCATACGGGCCGTGCCCCTTTGGAAGCCGCCAGCATGGGCATTCATCTGGCCCCTCTCGATGTGGCGTTTCGTTGTAACCTGGTAACGCTTGAAAATGACGGAACCGGGATTTATAGAATGCTGGATTATTCCGCCGGCCATATTACTACGGAAGAGGCGCGCCAGCTCATCGCAGCTTTGCAAAAGGTGGTTGCCTCCGGTCCTCTGCATCTTTATCCCGGAGTGAGCTACCGCCATCTCCTGGTATGGCCGGGCGGTCGTGAGGATCTGGCCACGACTCCTCCTCACGATATTTCCGGTGAGCCCATCGCTGCATATCGGAAGGCGTATCTTTCTGAACCGGTTCTCCTGGAATTCATCGAGCAGGCGGCGGGCATACTGGTCGATCACCCGGTGAATCGCAAACGGGTGGCTGAAGGGAAGCGACCCGCCAATGCGGTGTGGCTGTGGGGACAGGGCAAGGCGCCATCCATGCCGAGCCTCAAAGAGAAGGCGGGACTTACCGGTGCAATGATTTCAGCCGTTGATCTTCTCAAGGGACTGGGCGTTTACGCCGGATTGGATCCCATTGCCGTTCCTGGAGCGACGGGATACCTGGACACCAATTACGCCGGTAAGGTGGATGCGGCTTTGAAGTCGCTCGAAACCGGTCAGTATGTCTATGTACATATTGAAGCTCCGGATGAAGCAAGCCACGAAGGAAGTCTTGCCAAAAAAATAGAAGCCATCGAGGCTTTCGACAAGAATGTGGTGGGACCAATAGTGGAAGGGGCCAGGGCATTTTCGAAGGTCAACCTTCTCGTCGTGACGGATCATCTCACTCCCATTTGCAAACGGACCCATGTGGCGGATCCCGTGCCGTTTTTGTTCGTGGAAGACTTGAACCATGCTGCGATTCAGAGCGGAACCGCCGATACGTTTTGTGAACGCACGGCCGAAGCGGCCGGCTGGCGCCTTTCGAGTGGCGTGGAACTTTTTGCACATTTTGTGGGTTTGGATTCGAAAAAATCATAG
- a CDS encoding homoserine dehydrogenase, translating into MRAIGIGLIGWGTVGCGVIQTLRDNAEAIENRLGIPLKLLKVADLDLDRPRPVDVPRELLTTRVEDIMNDPDIHIVVELMGGLGAAKTFIKQALENKKYVVTANKALLAHDGNELFEVARRNGRSIGFEASVGGGIPIIKSLREGLAGNRIDTLFGILNGTANYILTRMTEGGLSFGDALREAQAKGYAEADPALDIEGTDTAHKLAIASAISFGTPIQFDSVYTEGISGIAPLDVQFGEEFGYCLKLLAIARNTDGRIEMRVHPTFIPRDHILAGVSGAYNAVHIHGNSVGNIMLYGMGAGMLPTGSAVVADLMDIARDILANTPERIAPLAFLPERLSLIPIKPISDISTCYYFRFSAVDRPGVLSKISGILGANEISISAVIQKGRQTEGSVPIVMVTHEAVEANVRKALKEIDELNVVLAPTQTIRIENQETTHRD; encoded by the coding sequence ATGCGTGCCATTGGAATTGGATTGATTGGCTGGGGAACGGTAGGTTGCGGAGTCATCCAGACGCTTCGCGATAATGCGGAAGCGATAGAAAACCGCTTGGGCATCCCTCTCAAGCTCCTGAAGGTGGCGGATTTGGACCTGGATCGCCCCAGGCCGGTGGATGTTCCTCGTGAGTTGCTCACTACTCGGGTCGAAGACATCATGAACGACCCCGATATCCATATCGTGGTGGAGTTGATGGGCGGGCTTGGGGCCGCCAAGACCTTTATAAAGCAGGCTTTGGAGAACAAGAAGTACGTGGTGACTGCCAATAAGGCGCTTCTAGCCCACGATGGAAACGAGCTTTTCGAAGTGGCTCGCAGGAACGGACGTTCCATCGGTTTTGAAGCATCGGTGGGAGGGGGTATTCCCATCATCAAGTCTTTGCGGGAAGGCCTTGCGGGGAATCGCATCGATACGCTTTTCGGTATTCTAAACGGGACGGCCAACTATATCCTGACCCGCATGACGGAAGGTGGCCTCTCTTTTGGCGATGCCCTGAGAGAAGCTCAGGCCAAAGGGTATGCCGAAGCAGATCCGGCTCTGGATATCGAAGGGACGGATACCGCTCATAAATTGGCCATTGCCAGTGCCATTTCTTTTGGAACTCCCATTCAGTTCGATTCCGTTTACACGGAAGGGATCAGCGGCATTGCCCCCCTGGACGTACAGTTTGGTGAGGAATTCGGCTACTGCCTGAAGCTGCTCGCCATCGCTCGAAACACCGACGGCCGCATCGAAATGCGCGTTCATCCGACATTCATACCCAGGGACCACATACTGGCGGGGGTCAGTGGCGCATACAATGCCGTACATATCCATGGCAACTCTGTAGGAAACATCATGCTCTACGGCATGGGGGCCGGCATGCTGCCCACGGGCAGTGCGGTAGTTGCCGATCTCATGGACATTGCGCGGGATATTCTGGCAAACACTCCGGAACGGATTGCGCCGCTTGCTTTCCTGCCCGAGCGGTTGAGCTTGATTCCCATAAAGCCCATATCCGATATATCCACTTGCTACTACTTCCGTTTTTCAGCAGTGGATCGCCCGGGAGTTCTTTCGAAGATTTCCGGCATACTGGGGGCCAATGAGATCAGTATTTCCGCTGTTATCCAGAAGGGGCGGCAGACGGAAGGGTCGGTTCCCATCGTCATGGTGACTCATGAGGCGGTCGAGGCTAATGTTCGCAAGGCCTTGAAGGAAATCGACGAACTCAATGTCGTTCTGGCGCCGACTCAGACTATTCGTATCGAAAACCAGGAAACAACTCATCGGGACTAA
- a CDS encoding aminotransferase class I/II-fold pyridoxal phosphate-dependent enzyme, which yields MSFNIAQHSRMYRLPPYVFAQVNALKMERRRAGEDIIDLGMGNPDLPTPKHIIDKLVEAAQKPHNHRYSASRGITKLREGVSEWYKRRYDVDIDPENEAVVTIGAKEGLSHLVLVLVTPGDVVFSPSPTYPIHPYSAIIAGGDVRSIPIGPGRNFLEDLQNAIKQTWPKPKLLIISFPHNPTTTVVDLDFFQKIVDFAKENNLMVIHDLAYADLTFDGYKAPSFLQVPGAKDVGVEFFSMSKSYSMAGWRVGFCVGNAEMVSALTRIKSYLDYGVFQPIQIAATVALKGDQSCVDEIVSIYKARRDVLVDGLNRIGWQVEKPKGTMFLWARIPEAFRHMGSVEFSKYLIEEGKVAVSPGLGFGEYGDEYVRFALVENEMRTKQAIRGLRRALQK from the coding sequence ATGAGTTTCAATATCGCTCAGCACAGCAGAATGTATCGATTGCCGCCATATGTTTTTGCACAAGTCAACGCCCTCAAGATGGAACGCCGGAGAGCCGGCGAGGACATCATAGATCTGGGAATGGGGAACCCTGATCTGCCGACGCCGAAGCACATCATCGACAAGCTTGTGGAAGCGGCCCAAAAGCCCCACAATCACCGTTATTCCGCATCGCGTGGGATCACCAAGCTCCGTGAAGGGGTTTCCGAGTGGTACAAACGGCGCTATGACGTGGACATTGACCCTGAGAACGAGGCGGTGGTGACCATCGGGGCAAAAGAGGGATTATCCCACCTGGTCCTGGTCCTGGTGACTCCGGGGGACGTCGTCTTTTCGCCCAGTCCCACTTATCCCATTCATCCTTATTCTGCGATCATTGCGGGTGGGGATGTACGCTCGATTCCCATCGGTCCCGGCCGGAATTTTCTGGAAGACCTGCAGAACGCCATCAAACAGACCTGGCCGAAACCGAAGCTGCTCATCATTTCCTTTCCCCACAATCCGACAACCACTGTGGTGGACCTGGATTTTTTCCAAAAAATTGTCGATTTCGCCAAAGAAAACAACCTAATGGTAATCCACGACCTTGCCTATGCCGACCTCACATTTGACGGCTACAAGGCGCCCAGTTTCCTCCAGGTGCCTGGAGCGAAGGATGTGGGGGTGGAATTTTTCTCCATGTCCAAGAGCTACAGCATGGCGGGCTGGAGGGTCGGTTTCTGTGTGGGGAATGCCGAGATGGTTTCTGCACTCACCCGCATCAAGAGTTATCTCGACTACGGAGTGTTTCAGCCCATTCAGATTGCGGCCACGGTCGCTCTCAAGGGAGACCAATCCTGTGTCGACGAGATCGTTTCCATCTACAAGGCCCGGCGGGATGTGCTGGTCGATGGTTTAAACCGCATCGGCTGGCAGGTAGAAAAGCCCAAGGGAACTATGTTCTTGTGGGCTCGGATTCCCGAGGCGTTTCGTCACATGGGTTCTGTCGAATTTTCCAAGTATCTGATTGAAGAGGGAAAAGTGGCCGTTTCTCCCGGCCTCGGTTTTGGGGAATACGGGGACGAGTATGTGCGGTTTGCTCTGGTTGAAAATGAAATGCGAACCAAGCAGGCCATTCGAGGCCTTCGTCGGGCATTGCAGAAGTAA